In Streptomyces canus, one DNA window encodes the following:
- a CDS encoding (2Fe-2S)-binding protein translates to MSTELPEPAAPPPTGTGESSAAPTRRTFIATSTAVGGAVVAGGVIGGTFLADPEEATAAERPPSSRVSLTVNGTRRTVTVDNRTSLLDLLREHLGLTGSKKGCNAGACGACTVLIEGQRHNACLTLAVRLEGTDVTTIEGLAEGDQLHPLQQAFIDQDAFQCGYCTPGQIVSGVGCIQEGHTGSPEEIREWMSGNICRCGCYVKIVRAVEQTAGRK, encoded by the coding sequence ATGTCAACTGAACTCCCCGAACCTGCCGCCCCACCCCCCACCGGAACCGGCGAGTCCTCCGCGGCGCCCACTCGGCGCACCTTCATCGCCACCAGCACCGCGGTCGGTGGTGCCGTCGTCGCGGGCGGCGTCATCGGAGGCACGTTCCTCGCCGACCCGGAGGAAGCGACGGCCGCCGAGAGGCCGCCGTCCAGCCGTGTATCCCTGACGGTCAACGGCACCCGCCGTACCGTGACGGTCGACAACCGCACCTCGCTGCTGGACCTGCTCCGCGAGCACCTCGGCCTCACGGGCTCCAAGAAGGGCTGCAACGCCGGAGCCTGCGGGGCGTGCACGGTCCTGATCGAGGGTCAGCGGCACAACGCCTGCCTGACGCTCGCGGTGCGTCTGGAGGGGACCGACGTCACCACGATCGAGGGCCTGGCCGAGGGCGATCAACTCCACCCGCTGCAACAGGCGTTCATCGACCAGGACGCCTTCCAGTGCGGCTATTGCACGCCCGGACAGATCGTCTCCGGTGTCGGCTGCATCCAGGAGGGTCACACCGGCTCGCCGGAGGAGATCCGGGAGTGGATGAGCGGCAACATCTGCCGCTGCGGCTGCTACGTCAAGATCGTGCGCGCGGTGGAGCAGACCGCGGGCCGGAAGTGA
- a CDS encoding (R)-mandelonitrile lyase: MEFIKQQPSSKAPADWFTGDVWWDVIVAGQAPSRMRANLVRFSPGARTNWHSHALGQTLHVVSGTALIGTRDGTVFEAHPGETVACPPNEEHWHGAAPDRFMEHIALWEGTDDGTPETAWAEPVTDQQYTGLRTRNQ; encoded by the coding sequence ATGGAATTCATCAAGCAGCAGCCCAGCAGCAAGGCCCCGGCGGACTGGTTCACCGGCGATGTCTGGTGGGATGTCATCGTGGCCGGCCAGGCTCCGTCCAGGATGCGCGCCAACCTGGTCCGCTTCTCGCCGGGCGCCCGCACCAACTGGCACTCCCACGCCCTGGGCCAGACCCTGCACGTCGTTTCCGGCACCGCCTTGATCGGCACCCGGGACGGCACCGTCTTCGAGGCCCACCCCGGCGAGACCGTCGCGTGCCCGCCGAACGAGGAGCACTGGCACGGTGCCGCGCCCGACCGGTTCATGGAGCACATCGCCCTGTGGGAGGGCACGGACGACGGCACGCCCGAGACCGCCTGGGCCGAGCCGGTCACCGACCAGCAGTACACCGGCCTCCGCACCCGCAACCAGTAG
- a CDS encoding glucose 1-dehydrogenase, with translation MNPTYDFTGQVAFVTGAGAGMGLATARAFAASGAAVALTDIDEAALNAAAKELTDAGHRALALSCDVSDEDQVAAAVDRTVETFGRLDMAYNNAGIQIPPSDAAEEPAERFDRVNAINLRGVWACMKHELRHMRAQGSGAIVNCSSLGGLVGLPGRASYHASKHGVIGLTSSAALEYAPRGIRVNAVCPGTIDTPMVSDMIAKGELDRAEAEANQPINRLGTAEEIAQAVLWLCSPGAGFVIGVALPVDGGYVAR, from the coding sequence GTGAACCCCACATACGACTTCACCGGCCAGGTCGCCTTCGTCACCGGCGCCGGCGCAGGTATGGGACTGGCCACCGCCCGCGCGTTCGCCGCGTCGGGAGCCGCCGTCGCCCTCACCGACATCGACGAAGCGGCCCTGAACGCGGCCGCGAAGGAACTCACCGACGCCGGCCACCGGGCGCTCGCCCTCAGCTGCGACGTCAGCGACGAGGACCAGGTCGCCGCCGCCGTCGACCGGACCGTGGAGACCTTCGGCCGCCTCGACATGGCCTACAACAACGCCGGCATCCAGATCCCGCCCAGCGACGCCGCCGAAGAACCCGCCGAGAGGTTCGACCGCGTCAACGCCATCAACCTCCGCGGTGTCTGGGCCTGCATGAAACACGAACTCCGCCACATGCGCGCCCAGGGCAGCGGCGCCATCGTCAACTGCTCCTCCCTGGGCGGCCTGGTCGGCCTCCCCGGCCGCGCCTCGTACCACGCCTCCAAGCACGGGGTGATCGGCCTGACCTCCAGCGCAGCCCTCGAATACGCCCCGCGGGGCATCCGCGTCAACGCCGTCTGCCCGGGCACCATCGACACCCCCATGGTCAGCGACATGATCGCCAAGGGCGAACTCGACCGCGCCGAGGCCGAGGCCAACCAGCCCATCAACCGGCTGGGCACCGCCGAGGAGATCGCCCAGGCCGTCCTGTGGCTGTGCAGCCCCGGAGCGGGCTTCGTCATCGGCGTCGCCCTTCCCGTGGACGGCGGCTACGTCGCCCGTTAG
- a CDS encoding cyclophilin-like fold protein, producing the protein MKPAPLRAFTRGVPAAALLLVGTACTSDSPAASPSASPQAPTAPAATTSPGRTTAMHIRLTLNGHRIAATLNDSATARDFAAQLPLTLSLRDFHQAEKIADLPRKLSTSGAPQGTDPEVGDLAYYAPWNQLATYYRDAPYATGLVPLGRMDRRGVEQLATADEITIEVAPGAGHRSGR; encoded by the coding sequence GTGAAGCCCGCACCCCTGCGCGCTTTCACCCGTGGGGTCCCGGCCGCCGCCCTGCTGCTCGTCGGCACCGCCTGCACCAGCGATTCCCCGGCCGCCTCCCCCTCCGCGTCGCCACAGGCTCCGACAGCTCCGGCCGCCACCACATCACCCGGCAGGACGACCGCCATGCACATCCGGCTCACGCTCAACGGCCACCGCATCGCCGCCACGCTGAACGACAGCGCCACCGCCCGTGACTTCGCCGCCCAGCTCCCGCTCACCTTGTCGCTGCGCGACTTCCACCAGGCCGAGAAGATCGCCGACCTGCCGCGAAAGCTGTCCACCTCCGGCGCCCCGCAGGGCACCGACCCCGAGGTCGGTGACCTGGCGTACTACGCGCCCTGGAACCAGCTCGCCACCTACTACCGCGACGCCCCCTACGCGACCGGCCTGGTCCCCCTCGGACGCATGGACCGGAGGGGCGTGGAGCAGCTCGCCACCGCCGACGAGATCACCATCGAGGTCGCGCCGGGCGCGGGCCACCGCTCAGGGCGCTGA
- a CDS encoding SDR family NAD(P)-dependent oxidoreductase, translated as MTTFALIGAGPGLGLATARRFGTAGHAVALIARNAERLEEMTTELARDGIQARGFTADVLDTESLSAGLYAAAAALGPIEILQYSPVPRADFMKQLLDTGADDLDAPLAFSVKGPVTAVRAVLPGMRELGRGTLLFVNGGSAVRPNPNVAGTSIAFAAESAYARMLHDTLGPENIHAAQLIIPGAIRPDAEYSSPDVLAQRLYDIHRQRDGFRHYSEPLPDQPLEEA; from the coding sequence ATGACGACCTTCGCGCTCATCGGCGCCGGCCCCGGTCTCGGGCTGGCCACCGCCCGCCGCTTCGGAACCGCCGGCCACGCCGTCGCCCTCATCGCACGCAACGCCGAGCGCCTGGAGGAGATGACCACCGAGCTGGCCCGTGACGGCATCCAGGCCCGCGGCTTCACCGCCGACGTCCTCGACACCGAGTCGCTGAGCGCCGGCCTGTACGCGGCCGCGGCCGCCCTGGGGCCCATCGAGATCCTTCAGTACAGTCCGGTGCCCCGTGCCGACTTCATGAAGCAGCTCCTCGACACCGGCGCCGACGACCTCGACGCGCCGCTCGCCTTCTCCGTCAAGGGCCCGGTCACCGCGGTGCGCGCCGTCCTGCCCGGCATGCGCGAACTCGGCCGCGGCACCCTGCTGTTCGTCAACGGCGGCAGCGCCGTACGCCCCAACCCGAACGTCGCCGGCACCTCGATCGCCTTCGCCGCCGAAAGCGCCTACGCCCGCATGCTGCACGACACGCTCGGCCCGGAGAACATCCATGCCGCCCAGCTGATCATCCCCGGCGCCATCCGGCCCGACGCCGAGTACAGCAGCCCCGATGTGCTGGCGCAGCGGCTGTACGACATCCACCGGCAGCGGGACGGCTTCCGCCACTACTCCGAGCCGCTGCCCGACCAGCCACTGGAAGAGGCGTGA
- a CDS encoding zinc-dependent alcohol dehydrogenase family protein, with translation MRGAVIYAPGDVRFEELDDPKIINPTDAVIRTVATCVCGSDLWPYRGAEPIGDPHPMGHEYVGIVEEVGSGVANVKPGQFVVGSFATSDNTCANCRNGWQSSCLHREFMSTCQADHVRIPNAHGTLVATDEHPAGELVPSLLAVSDVMGTGWYAALAAEVKPGSTAVVVGDGAVGLCGVIAAKELGAERIIAMSRHASRQELALEFGATDIVAERGDEGIARVKDLTEGVGADSVLECVGTAESMRQALSSTRPGGNVGFVGVPHEVAVDGQELFFSHVGLRGGPAPVRRFLPDLIDRVLTGRINPGKVFDLTLPLDQVAEGYRAMDERRAIKTLLKP, from the coding sequence ATGCGCGGAGCAGTCATCTACGCCCCTGGCGACGTGCGCTTCGAGGAGCTCGACGACCCGAAGATCATCAACCCGACCGACGCGGTGATCCGCACGGTCGCCACCTGTGTGTGCGGCTCCGACCTGTGGCCCTACCGCGGCGCGGAACCGATCGGCGACCCGCACCCGATGGGCCACGAGTACGTCGGCATCGTCGAGGAGGTCGGCAGCGGGGTCGCCAACGTCAAGCCGGGCCAGTTCGTCGTCGGGTCGTTCGCCACCTCGGACAACACCTGCGCCAACTGCCGTAACGGCTGGCAGTCCTCCTGTCTGCACCGCGAGTTCATGAGCACCTGTCAGGCCGACCACGTGCGCATCCCCAACGCCCACGGCACCCTCGTCGCCACCGACGAGCACCCGGCCGGCGAACTCGTGCCGAGCCTGCTCGCCGTCTCCGACGTGATGGGCACCGGTTGGTACGCCGCCCTCGCCGCCGAGGTGAAGCCCGGCTCCACCGCCGTGGTCGTCGGTGACGGGGCGGTCGGCCTGTGCGGGGTCATCGCCGCCAAGGAGCTCGGCGCTGAGCGGATCATCGCCATGAGCCGCCACGCCTCCCGGCAGGAGCTCGCCCTGGAGTTCGGAGCCACCGACATCGTCGCCGAGCGCGGCGACGAAGGCATCGCCCGCGTCAAGGACCTCACCGAAGGGGTCGGCGCCGACTCCGTGCTGGAGTGTGTCGGCACCGCCGAGTCGATGCGGCAGGCCCTGAGCTCCACCCGGCCCGGCGGCAACGTCGGCTTCGTCGGCGTCCCGCACGAGGTGGCGGTCGACGGCCAGGAGCTGTTCTTCTCCCACGTCGGGCTGCGCGGCGGACCCGCACCCGTACGCCGCTTCCTGCCCGACCTCATCGACCGTGTCCTCACCGGCCGGATCAACCCGGGCAAGGTCTTCGACCTCACCCTGCCCCTGGACCAGGTCGCCGAGGGATACCGGGCGATGGACGAGCGCCGCGCCATCAAGACCCTCCTCAAGCCCTGA
- a CDS encoding helix-turn-helix domain-containing protein: MLGSMTANVPLNELGEFLKKRRSELSPRTVGLPDTGKPRRVAGLRREEVAQLASISTDYYTRLEQGRMQASAPVLDVLAQVLHLDDDERGYLFQLAGKTTGRTRRRGRQKVQPQLQRVLDDLTATPAIVQGRRGDILAWNALAAALVTDFSRIPEKHRNYPRIIFTDPAMRTLYADWKTSAHISVAQLRMEAAKYPEDPRLIELVGELSMRDKQFAQWWGDHRVAARTVGTKTLNHPGVGELVLDWDTLTANTDPDQHLTVWTAAPGSPTHERLRILASWAADQNLPASSPLS, translated from the coding sequence ATGCTGGGAAGCATGACCGCCAACGTTCCCCTCAATGAGCTGGGAGAATTCCTCAAGAAGCGCCGCTCCGAGCTGAGCCCGCGCACGGTCGGACTGCCCGACACCGGCAAGCCGCGCCGGGTGGCCGGGCTGCGCCGCGAGGAGGTCGCCCAGCTCGCCAGCATCAGCACCGACTACTACACCCGTCTCGAACAGGGCCGTATGCAGGCGTCGGCGCCCGTGCTGGACGTTCTCGCCCAGGTACTCCATCTGGATGACGACGAGCGGGGCTACCTCTTCCAACTCGCGGGCAAGACCACCGGCCGCACCCGGCGGCGCGGCCGGCAGAAGGTCCAGCCGCAGTTGCAGCGCGTCCTGGACGACCTCACCGCCACCCCGGCCATCGTGCAGGGCCGGCGCGGGGACATCCTCGCCTGGAACGCGCTGGCGGCCGCACTGGTCACCGACTTCTCCCGGATCCCGGAAAAGCACCGCAATTACCCGCGGATCATCTTCACGGATCCGGCCATGCGCACCCTGTACGCGGACTGGAAGACCTCGGCGCACATCTCCGTGGCACAGTTGCGGATGGAAGCCGCGAAGTACCCCGAGGACCCTCGCCTGATCGAGCTGGTCGGTGAACTGTCCATGCGGGACAAGCAGTTCGCCCAGTGGTGGGGCGATCACCGCGTCGCCGCACGCACGGTGGGCACGAAGACGCTGAACCATCCGGGCGTCGGCGAACTCGTCCTGGACTGGGACACCCTCACCGCCAACACCGATCCCGACCAGCACCTGACCGTCTGGACGGCCGCACCCGGCTCCCCCACCCACGAGCGGCTGCGCATCCTCGCCTCCTGGGCCGCCGACCAGAACCTGCCGGCCTCCTCCCCTCTCAGCTGA
- a CDS encoding NtaA/DmoA family FMN-dependent monooxygenase (This protein belongs to a clade of FMN-dependent monooxygenases, within a broader family of flavin-dependent oxidoreductases, the luciferase-like monooxygenase (LMM) family, some of whose members use coenzyme F420 rather than FMN.) — protein sequence MTSRQMVLGMQFSGGYGAAPGAWRLPGANLKSYTDMNQFVRYAQTAERGKIQLLFIADTPVLDVDLDHHAPHHMIDPLLILTVLARETERIGLVTTASTTFTEPYNLARQFKALDVISHGRAGWNAVTTSDPAAAANFGATIPPRAEKYERAHEVIQIVQGLWGSWEKDAWLLDVDGKRFADMEKIQPVNLQGKHTASRGPLPIPPSEQGQPVIFQAGGGSYGLELAGRYASGVYANPYTIEDARAQREALRDAAKRAGRDPDEVKMLAGFMPTIASSRQAGLERRRFLDEVVDLNQRVRYLGVMIGLPLGPSQLDEPLTADQLADAVPSPHDPRSARAVEVAREGWTLRDVLAHGVIDYHPVVAGTAADVADHMQQWFEAGACDGFSIAVDGYHDGFDAFVDQVAPILQERGLFHDDYEGPTLRENLGAHEQYGLDPRLTKPARS from the coding sequence GTGACAAGCCGACAGATGGTCCTGGGAATGCAGTTCAGCGGCGGATACGGGGCCGCACCCGGGGCCTGGCGGCTGCCGGGTGCGAACCTGAAGAGCTACACGGACATGAACCAGTTCGTGCGTTACGCGCAGACGGCCGAGCGCGGCAAGATCCAGCTGCTGTTCATCGCCGACACCCCGGTACTGGACGTCGACCTCGACCACCATGCCCCGCACCACATGATCGACCCGCTGCTGATCCTGACCGTCCTCGCGCGCGAGACCGAGCGGATCGGCCTGGTCACCACCGCCTCCACCACGTTCACCGAGCCCTACAACCTCGCCCGCCAGTTCAAGGCCCTGGACGTGATCAGCCACGGCCGGGCCGGCTGGAACGCGGTGACCACCTCCGACCCCGCCGCCGCCGCGAACTTCGGCGCGACGATCCCGCCGCGCGCGGAGAAGTACGAGCGCGCCCACGAGGTCATCCAGATAGTGCAGGGGCTGTGGGGCAGCTGGGAGAAGGACGCCTGGCTGCTCGACGTCGACGGCAAGCGGTTCGCCGACATGGAAAAGATCCAGCCGGTCAACCTCCAGGGCAAGCACACCGCCTCCCGCGGCCCGCTGCCCATCCCCCCGTCCGAGCAGGGCCAGCCGGTCATCTTCCAGGCAGGCGGCGGCAGTTACGGCCTGGAACTCGCGGGCCGCTACGCCAGCGGCGTCTACGCCAACCCGTACACCATCGAAGACGCCCGAGCCCAGCGCGAGGCCCTGCGGGACGCCGCCAAACGGGCCGGACGCGACCCGGACGAGGTGAAGATGCTCGCCGGGTTCATGCCGACCATCGCCTCCTCCCGCCAGGCCGGCCTGGAACGGCGCCGCTTCCTGGACGAGGTCGTCGACCTGAACCAACGCGTTCGCTACCTCGGCGTCATGATCGGCCTCCCGCTCGGCCCCAGCCAACTCGACGAGCCGCTGACCGCGGACCAACTCGCCGACGCCGTGCCCAGCCCGCACGACCCGCGCTCCGCTCGCGCCGTCGAAGTGGCCCGGGAAGGCTGGACCCTGCGCGACGTGCTCGCCCACGGTGTCATCGACTACCACCCGGTGGTCGCCGGCACCGCCGCCGACGTGGCCGACCACATGCAGCAGTGGTTCGAGGCAGGGGCCTGCGACGGCTTCTCGATCGCCGTCGACGGCTACCACGACGGCTTCGACGCCTTCGTCGACCAGGTCGCCCCGATCCTGCAGGAACGCGGCCTGTTCCACGACGACTACGAAGGCCCCACCCTGCGCGAGAACCTCGGCGCCCACGAGCAGTATGGCCTGGACCCGCGCCTCACGAAGCCCGCCCGGTCATGA
- a CDS encoding nitroreductase — translation MPGIASPFTDIARSRRSPRRFLPTALSPADIRGVLEDAQTAPSNSNTQPWTVHVVSGAARDALAEQLLRAEEEGRTSPDFTDGYGDGLYLERSRALGASVYRARGVERSDRDGRRAAVRENLEFYGAPHAALLFMPALGDGVRTAGDIGMYAQNFLLSLAARGLAGIPQTVLGVYADTVREFLGVPAELKLLFGISFGMADPAAPVNTLRTERVPLQRSVILHDTPGVLGRQ, via the coding sequence TTGCCAGGCATCGCATCACCCTTCACTGACATCGCACGCTCCCGCCGCTCCCCCCGGCGGTTCCTGCCCACTGCCCTGTCCCCTGCGGACATTCGCGGTGTGCTGGAAGACGCGCAGACCGCCCCCTCGAACAGCAACACCCAGCCGTGGACGGTGCACGTCGTCTCGGGTGCGGCGCGGGACGCCCTGGCCGAACAGCTGCTCCGGGCCGAGGAGGAGGGGCGGACCTCCCCGGATTTCACCGACGGCTACGGCGACGGCCTCTACCTGGAGCGCTCGCGGGCCCTGGGCGCGAGTGTCTACCGGGCCCGGGGCGTCGAGCGATCGGACCGGGACGGCAGGAGGGCGGCGGTCCGCGAGAACCTGGAGTTCTACGGCGCGCCCCATGCCGCCCTCCTGTTCATGCCGGCCCTCGGAGACGGGGTACGGACGGCCGGCGACATCGGCATGTACGCGCAGAACTTCCTGCTCTCGCTGGCGGCCCGCGGGCTGGCCGGCATCCCGCAGACCGTACTCGGCGTCTACGCCGACACCGTCCGCGAGTTCCTGGGTGTCCCCGCGGAGCTCAAGCTGCTGTTCGGCATCTCCTTCGGCATGGCCGACCCGGCGGCACCGGTGAACACGCTCCGCACGGAGCGGGTTCCGCTGCAGCGGAGCGTGATCCTGCATGACACCCCAGGAGTCCTCGGCAGGCAGTAG
- a CDS encoding NADPH-dependent F420 reductase, producing the protein MKITVIGAGAIGGNLAAKLSTAGHDVQVADARGPEAVRAEVLESGARAADLAEAVQGRDVIVLSIPFGVAGRLADLFASVPDETVVIDTSNYYPGMLSEPIEAVDDGQVESAYTAELLGRPVVKAWNAALAETQRAKGVPAGTPGRLAIPVAGDSEEARRVAMQLVDDTGFDPYDAGTLADSWRQQPNSPAYCTELTLEELPAALAAADRAKDAAIRDTLPERFAALGADPTVDDVVEMNRAAHR; encoded by the coding sequence ATGAAAATTACTGTCATAGGCGCTGGTGCCATCGGCGGGAACCTCGCTGCCAAGCTCAGCACGGCCGGTCATGACGTCCAGGTGGCCGACGCCCGCGGCCCCGAGGCCGTCCGGGCGGAGGTGCTGGAGTCCGGGGCCCGCGCGGCGGACCTCGCCGAGGCCGTCCAGGGCAGGGACGTCATCGTCCTGTCGATCCCGTTCGGGGTGGCGGGCCGGCTGGCGGACCTGTTCGCGTCGGTGCCCGACGAGACGGTGGTCATCGACACGTCGAACTACTACCCCGGCATGCTCAGCGAGCCGATCGAGGCGGTGGACGACGGCCAGGTGGAGAGCGCGTACACCGCCGAGCTGCTCGGCCGCCCCGTGGTCAAGGCGTGGAACGCCGCGCTGGCCGAAACCCAGCGGGCCAAGGGCGTCCCGGCCGGAACACCCGGCCGCCTCGCCATCCCCGTCGCCGGCGACAGCGAGGAGGCGCGGCGCGTGGCCATGCAGCTCGTGGACGACACCGGCTTCGACCCCTACGACGCCGGCACCCTGGCCGACTCCTGGCGCCAGCAGCCCAACAGCCCCGCCTACTGCACCGAACTGACCCTGGAGGAACTGCCGGCGGCCCTGGCCGCGGCCGACCGCGCCAAGGACGCGGCCATCCGCGACACCCTCCCGGAACGCTTCGCCGCCCTCGGTGCCGACCCCACCGTCGACGACGTCGTCGAGATGAACCGCGCCGCCCACCGCTGA
- a CDS encoding TetR/AcrR family transcriptional regulator: MSAGGQRGRKPRADVQRNRAALLETAQRHFLQHGVGTSLEAVAKEAGVGPGTLYRHFPTREALLAAVLQTRSEELVARQADIEQLGDPAEALEQWLRAMEEYFSAFSGLPDPLMAAARAQEPDNPLTIPCHILITATDQYVRAAQLAGRVRASVRGHDLFLAACSVAWIKGTGTEEEPLDRLRTLIASGYRQQDTQA, translated from the coding sequence ATGAGCGCCGGTGGACAGCGGGGACGCAAGCCCCGTGCGGACGTGCAGCGCAACCGCGCGGCCCTTCTGGAGACCGCGCAGCGTCACTTCCTGCAGCACGGGGTCGGCACCTCCCTCGAGGCGGTGGCCAAGGAGGCGGGCGTCGGGCCTGGCACCCTGTACCGGCACTTCCCCACCCGGGAAGCGTTGCTGGCGGCCGTGCTGCAGACCCGCTCCGAGGAACTGGTGGCGCGCCAGGCGGACATCGAGCAGCTCGGCGACCCGGCCGAGGCGCTGGAGCAGTGGCTGCGGGCGATGGAGGAGTACTTCAGCGCCTTCAGCGGGCTGCCGGACCCGCTCATGGCCGCGGCCCGGGCGCAGGAGCCGGACAACCCGCTCACCATTCCCTGCCACATCCTCATCACCGCCACCGATCAGTACGTGCGAGCCGCACAGCTCGCGGGGCGCGTGCGCGCGTCGGTGCGGGGGCACGACCTGTTCCTCGCGGCCTGTTCCGTCGCCTGGATCAAGGGCACCGGTACCGAGGAGGAGCCGCTCGACCGGCTCCGCACGCTCATCGCGAGCGGCTACCGCCAACAGGACACCCAGGCGTAA
- a CDS encoding helix-turn-helix transcriptional regulator: MDKKELAEFLRYRRETLRPRDVGLVEGPRRRTQGLRREEVAQLAGMSTDYYARLEQQRAPQPSVQITAALARALRLTLDERDHLFVLIGHNAPARFHRSEHVSPTLMRVLDRLDDTPALVTTDLVDTLAMNPLAVALLGDQTRHTGLASSGYYRWFMDPAERLVYPEETHEQHGRAQAARLRAALTAGSDTPRAARILAELQEHSPEFVRMWELQEVARYGDCKTLLHPQLGRIEVDAQLLYTENRAQTLVVLTTRPGTESHSKLELLSVIGHQQLTP; encoded by the coding sequence ATGGACAAGAAGGAACTGGCGGAATTCCTGCGTTACCGGCGTGAGACGTTGCGCCCCCGCGACGTCGGGCTGGTCGAGGGGCCACGCAGGCGTACGCAGGGATTGCGCCGCGAGGAGGTCGCCCAGCTCGCCGGCATGTCCACCGATTACTACGCCCGGCTGGAACAGCAGCGTGCTCCGCAGCCCTCCGTGCAGATCACCGCGGCGCTCGCCCGGGCACTGCGGCTGACCCTGGACGAACGCGACCACCTCTTCGTCCTCATCGGCCACAACGCTCCGGCCCGCTTCCACCGCAGCGAACACGTCAGCCCGACGCTGATGCGGGTCCTGGACCGCCTCGACGACACCCCGGCCCTGGTGACGACCGACCTGGTCGACACCCTCGCGATGAACCCCTTGGCCGTCGCGCTGCTCGGCGACCAGACCCGCCACACCGGTCTGGCCAGCAGTGGCTACTACCGCTGGTTCATGGACCCGGCCGAACGTCTGGTGTATCCCGAGGAGACCCACGAACAGCACGGCCGCGCCCAGGCAGCGCGCCTGCGGGCCGCGCTGACAGCCGGCAGCGACACCCCCCGGGCCGCCCGGATCCTCGCCGAACTCCAGGAACACAGCCCCGAGTTCGTCCGCATGTGGGAATTGCAGGAGGTCGCCCGCTACGGCGACTGCAAGACCCTTCTCCATCCTCAGCTCGGCCGCATCGAGGTCGACGCCCAGCTGCTGTACACCGAAAACCGCGCCCAGACCCTGGTGGTGCTGACCACCCGCCCCGGCACGGAGAGCCACAGCAAACTCGAACTGCTCTCCGTCATCGGACACCAACAGCTCACCCCCTGA
- a CDS encoding SDR family oxidoreductase: MKMTGNTILITGGTSGIGLGLALRLHEAGNKVIVAGRRKELLDEITAGHPGIDALVLDVADPDSIARARETVAASHPGLNVLVNNAGIQLLESILDPAGLQVAEDHVATNLLGTIRMTYAFLPLLAGKDDAVVMNVTSALAFVPFPITPTYSATKAALHSFSESLRIQLAGAGAGVQVIEVVPPPVRTTLMGQQDSEQSMPLDDFLTEALDLLREKPDAKEIVVERARFIRDAVATGSYDDVLAMISGS; the protein is encoded by the coding sequence ATGAAGATGACCGGCAATACGATCCTGATCACCGGCGGCACCTCGGGTATCGGCCTGGGTCTGGCCCTGCGTCTGCACGAGGCCGGCAACAAGGTGATCGTCGCCGGCCGGCGCAAGGAACTCCTCGACGAGATCACGGCCGGGCACCCGGGCATCGACGCGCTCGTCCTCGATGTCGCGGACCCCGACTCGATCGCCCGGGCCCGTGAGACCGTGGCGGCGAGCCATCCGGGGCTGAACGTCCTGGTCAACAACGCCGGTATTCAACTGCTGGAGAGCATCCTCGACCCGGCCGGACTCCAGGTCGCCGAGGACCACGTCGCGACCAATCTGCTCGGCACGATCCGGATGACGTACGCCTTCCTGCCGCTGCTGGCGGGCAAGGACGACGCGGTCGTCATGAACGTCACCTCCGCGCTGGCGTTCGTCCCCTTCCCGATCACGCCGACCTACAGCGCGACCAAGGCCGCGCTGCACTCCTTCTCCGAGAGCCTGCGCATCCAGCTCGCCGGTGCCGGCGCCGGCGTCCAGGTGATCGAGGTGGTCCCGCCGCCCGTGCGCACGACCCTGATGGGCCAGCAGGACAGCGAGCAGTCCATGCCGTTGGACGACTTCCTCACCGAGGCCCTCGATCTGCTGCGCGAGAAGCCCGACGCGAAGGAGATCGTCGTCGAGCGTGCCAGGTTCATCCGCGACGCGGTGGCCACCGGCTCCTACGACGACGTCCTCGCCATGATCAGCGGCAGCTGA
- a CDS encoding nuclear transport factor 2 family protein, with protein MKPTNEDTVEISRAVALWAHIMDDHELDRLGECLTEDAVWDGSVFGGEPVVGLDAIATFMSAPGHAKAHHTTNIVVSEGPGDEARARSKGLSLLEDGGVASVVYADDLRRTDDGWRISRRVIHLTWPHRF; from the coding sequence GTGAAACCCACGAATGAAGACACCGTCGAAATCAGCAGGGCCGTGGCGCTGTGGGCGCACATCATGGACGACCATGAACTGGACCGTCTCGGCGAATGCCTCACCGAAGACGCGGTGTGGGACGGCAGCGTCTTCGGCGGCGAGCCGGTCGTCGGGCTGGACGCGATCGCGACCTTCATGAGCGCCCCCGGACACGCGAAAGCCCACCACACGACGAACATCGTCGTGTCGGAAGGCCCGGGCGACGAGGCGCGGGCCCGATCCAAGGGTCTGAGCCTGCTGGAGGACGGTGGCGTCGCCAGCGTCGTCTACGCCGACGACCTGCGCCGCACCGATGACGGCTGGCGCATTTCCCGGCGGGTCATCCATCTCACGTGGCCACATCGCTTCTAG